A genomic window from Levilactobacillus yonginensis includes:
- a CDS encoding exopolyphosphatase codes for MQNLAIVDLGSNSVRMAVNELHDDGSYREVNRVKVDSRLSEGMGPEKILQPKAMDRTVAALKSFRPYYEHLPNLIVRGIATAAVRQARNRDEFLTRVAAATGIQIEVLSGDQEAYYDYLGAVNRLKVKDCLLLDTGGASCELVHVRDGKDASLISVPFGAVNLSEQFHLDDLVTAVDLFSAQVFLRERLRDIWWLNDAKQLPLVLLGGANRTLARMNRQQQKILHVENIHGYRLTTGQVMQTFERLLRVPLMERKRISGLEAERADIIVGGMLPLVTLLQMLDSDRVIFSESGVREGIISEYVSQH; via the coding sequence ATGCAAAACCTAGCCATTGTTGATTTGGGCTCTAATTCAGTCCGGATGGCCGTTAATGAACTGCATGACGACGGTTCCTACCGTGAGGTCAATCGGGTAAAGGTCGACAGTCGTCTGTCCGAGGGAATGGGTCCCGAGAAAATCCTGCAGCCTAAGGCGATGGATCGGACCGTTGCGGCCTTAAAATCTTTCAGGCCCTATTATGAACACCTCCCCAACCTCATCGTCCGGGGGATTGCGACGGCGGCTGTTCGTCAGGCACGCAACCGGGATGAATTTTTGACCCGGGTCGCTGCCGCTACCGGAATCCAGATCGAAGTATTGTCTGGTGACCAGGAAGCCTATTATGATTATCTGGGCGCTGTAAACCGGCTGAAAGTCAAGGATTGCTTGTTGCTCGACACTGGTGGTGCCAGTTGCGAGCTGGTCCATGTGCGGGATGGCAAAGATGCCAGTCTGATCAGTGTTCCTTTTGGTGCAGTCAACCTGTCGGAACAGTTCCACCTGGACGATTTGGTGACGGCCGTCGATCTCTTTTCCGCACAAGTCTTTTTGCGTGAACGACTCCGCGATATTTGGTGGTTAAACGATGCCAAGCAATTGCCACTCGTCTTGCTAGGCGGTGCTAACCGAACTCTGGCTCGAATGAATCGCCAGCAACAAAAGATTCTGCACGTGGAAAATATCCACGGTTACCGATTGACTACGGGGCAAGTGATGCAGACGTTTGAGCGGTTACTCCGTGTGCCGTTGATGGAACGAAAACGTATTTCCGGTTTGGAAGCAGAGCGAGCCGACATTATTGTCGGTGGGATGCTGCCATTGGTTACATTACTGCAGATGCTGGACTCTGACCGAGTCATTTTCTCTGAAAGTGGTGTGCGCGAGGGCATTATTTCTGAGTACGTGAGTCAACACTAG
- a CDS encoding DUF72 domain-containing protein: MITIGLTTWTEHPALIGGENRPVTLSEYASNFPMVELDTPFYGIPRESTVAKWQAAVPDGFQYILKANQVMTHHDDRKEPVDEIARNMAFDEFRQAIRPLVRAQQLQTVLFQFPPYFNRTTANIQYLRDVRVLMGDLPVAVEFRSPSWFETPEMTADVMQYLQSLRLTNVITDEPHNLNNGIPLVETVTTPDLAVVRLHGRNAEGWFNQGQNWRKTRTLYRYQEAELQELAALTKRLAASARAVCVIFNNNSGRDAAPNAQRLQEILGLHWQNLAPQQLDLF, from the coding sequence GTGATAACGATTGGGTTGACGACGTGGACGGAACATCCGGCACTAATTGGTGGGGAAAACCGTCCGGTAACGTTATCTGAATATGCCAGTAATTTTCCGATGGTGGAGCTCGATACGCCCTTTTACGGAATTCCCCGGGAGAGTACTGTTGCCAAGTGGCAAGCGGCCGTTCCCGATGGGTTTCAGTACATTTTGAAAGCCAATCAGGTCATGACACACCATGATGACCGTAAGGAACCGGTGGATGAAATTGCGCGGAACATGGCGTTTGACGAGTTCCGTCAGGCAATTCGCCCATTAGTTCGAGCCCAGCAGCTGCAAACGGTGCTCTTTCAGTTTCCGCCGTACTTTAACCGTACGACGGCTAACATTCAGTATTTGCGTGACGTTCGAGTGCTGATGGGGGACTTACCAGTGGCCGTTGAGTTCCGTAGCCCCAGTTGGTTTGAGACCCCAGAGATGACGGCTGACGTCATGCAATATCTGCAGTCGCTACGACTTACCAACGTGATCACAGACGAACCGCACAACTTGAATAACGGAATTCCGCTGGTGGAAACCGTGACCACACCAGACTTAGCGGTGGTGCGTCTCCATGGTCGTAACGCTGAGGGCTGGTTCAATCAAGGCCAGAACTGGCGCAAGACGCGGACGCTTTACCGTTACCAGGAAGCGGAGCTCCAAGAGCTGGCGGCCCTGACCAAACGGTTAGCGGCATCGGCGCGGGCTGTTTGCGTGATCTTTAACAACAACTCCGGTCGGGACGCTGCGCCCAATGCCCAGCGGCTTCAGGAAATCTTGGGGCTGCATTGGCAAAATTTGGCGCCGCAACAACTGGATCTCTTTTAA
- a CDS encoding TatD family hydrolase, whose product MKIFDSHTHLNSEEFINDVPRYLKQAADLGVVKLTNIGSNAKLNADAIKLAHQYPQMYAAVGWHPEDSKNYDAAAEKLLEQQLADERVVALGEIGLDYHWDSSPQDVQRKVFARQIAIAKEVGKPIAVHNRDAFEDTYQIIKDADISEIGGVMHSFNGDPEWLKKFLDLGMHISYSGVASFKNAHEVHDSVRATPLDVMMVETDAPYLTPEPHRGEQNEPGFTRYTVEAIAKERETTPEKIAAATFKNAEEFYKTNEKD is encoded by the coding sequence ATGAAAATATTTGATTCACATACGCACCTGAACAGTGAAGAATTCATCAATGACGTACCCCGTTACCTTAAACAAGCGGCGGATTTGGGAGTCGTTAAGTTGACGAACATTGGCTCCAACGCGAAGTTGAATGCTGATGCCATCAAGCTGGCGCACCAGTACCCACAAATGTACGCGGCAGTCGGTTGGCACCCTGAAGATTCGAAAAATTATGATGCAGCGGCTGAAAAACTGTTGGAACAACAGTTGGCTGATGAACGGGTGGTGGCCTTAGGTGAGATTGGCCTGGACTATCACTGGGACAGTTCGCCACAGGACGTGCAACGCAAGGTATTTGCCCGTCAGATTGCAATTGCCAAAGAGGTTGGTAAACCTATTGCGGTACACAATCGGGATGCGTTTGAAGATACCTATCAAATTATTAAAGATGCTGATATTAGTGAAATCGGTGGAGTCATGCACAGTTTTAACGGTGATCCAGAATGGTTGAAGAAGTTCCTCGACTTGGGTATGCACATTTCTTATTCTGGTGTGGCCAGCTTTAAGAACGCCCATGAGGTCCACGATTCCGTACGGGCTACGCCACTTGATGTCATGATGGTGGAGACCGATGCGCCGTACCTGACCCCAGAACCACACCGTGGCGAACAAAATGAACCAGGGTTTACCCGTTATACGGTTGAGGCGATTGCCAAGGAACGTGAGACGACGCCAGAAAAAATTGCCGCGGCCACGTTTAAAAACGCAGAGGAGTTTTACAAAACGAATGAAAAAGATTAA
- a CDS encoding IpaB/EvcA family protein, protein MKAQDIQLNDEVQGLLDQVNALYPGKVEVQFIGELQAGFVRHDQAQQMQMGKDIAIQVADLTAPNYTASHELLHLLMILSGFPQVFFSLTTGQDQLDEQLMIMGTELYDIVSHIVVVSEQKKHHLIDDHIKDLYLNGVTATIKPEPTPVDDEMTLRTLTLLDALVFFGTDDDQLMAQFKRDYPISFEAAQKLYAIITAKPIDSPFTLRRNVVKLFKAFDEQLEAWHLPALHNTEFTTLTSVLSKRQLSLTVKQIFELYHSDMHEKTTQRRGYVGFNRADNQNAFVLPAPAPKNDTPEYFTKIYSMTVEELFKELKMPYILR, encoded by the coding sequence ATGAAAGCACAAGATATTCAACTGAACGATGAGGTTCAAGGCTTATTGGACCAGGTCAACGCCCTGTACCCAGGGAAGGTTGAAGTCCAATTTATTGGTGAACTGCAAGCCGGTTTCGTCCGACATGATCAAGCCCAACAGATGCAAATGGGTAAGGACATTGCCATTCAGGTGGCTGACCTGACGGCACCAAACTATACGGCTTCCCATGAATTACTGCATCTTTTAATGATCTTATCTGGTTTCCCACAGGTCTTTTTCTCATTGACGACTGGTCAGGACCAGCTGGATGAGCAGCTGATGATCATGGGAACTGAACTCTACGATATTGTCAGTCACATTGTGGTGGTCAGTGAACAAAAGAAGCATCACTTGATTGATGACCATATTAAGGACCTATACTTAAACGGGGTCACAGCCACGATTAAACCAGAGCCAACCCCTGTGGACGATGAAATGACGTTGCGGACCTTGACGTTGTTAGATGCCTTGGTCTTCTTCGGTACGGATGATGATCAGTTGATGGCGCAGTTCAAGCGGGACTATCCAATTAGTTTTGAAGCAGCCCAAAAACTGTACGCAATCATTACCGCTAAGCCAATCGATTCGCCATTTACGTTACGGCGGAACGTGGTCAAACTATTCAAGGCCTTCGATGAACAATTGGAAGCTTGGCATTTACCAGCGCTGCACAACACGGAATTTACAACACTGACGAGCGTCTTGTCCAAGCGGCAACTTAGCTTGACCGTTAAGCAAATTTTTGAATTATATCATTCCGATATGCACGAGAAGACGACACAACGGCGGGGCTACGTCGGGTTTAACCGCGCAGACAATCAAAATGCGTTTGTGCTGCCCGCTCCAGCGCCCAAGAACGATACACCAGAATATTTTACGAAGATTTACAGCATGACGGTTGAAGAACTTTTCAAGGAATTAAAGATGCCTTATATTTTACGCTAA
- the metG gene encoding methionine--tRNA ligase, which translates to MAEKPTFYITTPIYYPSGRLHIGNSYTTIACDTVARYKRSNGYDVFFLTGTDEHGLKIEDKAQSQGQTPQKYVDGMAEGIKKLWKTLEISNDKFIRTTNQEHVAAVQEIFERLLKQGDIYLGEYEGWYSEDDEEYFTETQLAEVYHDDNGKVIGGKAPSGHEVSLVKEQSYFFKMSKYADWLLDFYHSHPHFIQPESRMTEMINNFIKPGLEDLAVSRTTFTWGVPVKSNPKHVVYVWIDALLNYITALGYTSDDEGLFKKYWPANVQMVGKEIVRFHSIYWPIVLHALGVEAPDELFAHGWLLMKDGKMSKSKGNVIYPETLVDRYGLDALRYYLMRAMPYGNDGTFTPEDFVDRLNYDLANDLGNLLNRTVAMINKYEGGKLPEYHVGVTKFDAELEQTAVDVIANYHDLMDKMHFADALSEIWKLVSRSNKYIDETEPWQLAKDDSQSEALAAVMAHLAASLRVIATLISPVMTHAPKEIFDQLGLDPATMTMSDLALADLPAGKQVVAKGTPIFPRIDVQEEVDFIQGQMTKSEKTKGRAAMAAKAQAQQAAAKSEAEDTELTLEKPEIRFDKFEKVELRVAQIKAVDHVSGADKLLKFQLDAGDQGNRQILSGIAEWYPEPEALVGKKVVIVANLKPRKMRGEVSQGMLLSAEHDGKVQLLTLPDSLVNGSSVS; encoded by the coding sequence ATGGCTGAAAAACCAACTTTTTACATTACGACGCCGATTTACTACCCATCAGGGCGGTTACATATCGGTAACTCCTATACGACGATTGCTTGTGACACGGTTGCCCGCTACAAGCGTAGCAATGGGTATGACGTCTTCTTCTTGACTGGGACCGACGAACACGGTTTGAAGATTGAGGATAAAGCACAATCACAGGGTCAAACACCCCAAAAATACGTGGATGGTATGGCCGAAGGTATCAAGAAGCTATGGAAAACGTTGGAAATTTCTAACGACAAGTTCATTCGGACGACGAATCAAGAACACGTGGCTGCCGTTCAAGAAATCTTTGAACGCCTGTTAAAGCAAGGTGACATTTACTTGGGTGAGTACGAAGGCTGGTACTCCGAAGATGATGAAGAATATTTCACCGAAACACAACTCGCTGAAGTTTACCATGATGACAACGGTAAAGTGATTGGTGGGAAGGCGCCTTCTGGTCACGAAGTTTCGCTGGTCAAGGAACAGTCCTACTTCTTCAAGATGAGTAAGTATGCCGACTGGTTGTTAGACTTCTATCACAGTCACCCACACTTCATCCAGCCAGAATCACGGATGACCGAAATGATCAACAACTTCATCAAGCCTGGTTTGGAAGACCTCGCCGTTTCTCGGACGACGTTTACCTGGGGGGTCCCCGTCAAGAGTAACCCGAAGCACGTGGTTTACGTGTGGATCGATGCCCTCTTGAACTATATCACTGCCCTGGGTTACACCAGTGACGATGAAGGCCTCTTTAAGAAATACTGGCCAGCCAACGTTCAAATGGTGGGGAAGGAAATCGTTCGTTTCCATTCCATTTACTGGCCAATCGTGTTACACGCGCTGGGGGTTGAAGCACCGGACGAATTATTTGCGCATGGCTGGTTATTGATGAAGGACGGTAAGATGTCCAAGTCTAAGGGAAACGTCATTTACCCCGAAACGTTGGTTGACCGTTACGGGTTGGACGCCTTGCGTTACTATCTGATGCGGGCCATGCCTTACGGAAATGATGGGACTTTCACTCCTGAAGACTTCGTTGACCGGTTGAATTACGACTTGGCCAATGACCTTGGAAACTTGTTGAACCGGACCGTAGCCATGATCAACAAGTACGAAGGCGGTAAGCTGCCTGAATACCACGTTGGTGTTACCAAATTTGATGCTGAATTAGAGCAAACGGCCGTGGACGTCATTGCGAACTACCACGACTTGATGGACAAGATGCACTTTGCTGATGCACTGTCAGAAATTTGGAAACTGGTTTCTCGCAGCAACAAGTACATTGACGAAACGGAACCTTGGCAGTTAGCCAAGGACGATAGTCAAAGTGAAGCTTTGGCCGCAGTAATGGCTCATTTGGCTGCTAGTTTGCGGGTTATTGCTACGTTGATCAGTCCCGTTATGACGCACGCACCAAAGGAAATCTTTGACCAATTAGGCTTAGATCCTGCTACTATGACGATGAGCGATTTAGCATTGGCTGACCTGCCGGCTGGCAAGCAAGTCGTTGCCAAGGGAACCCCAATCTTCCCACGAATCGACGTACAAGAAGAAGTCGACTTTATTCAGGGTCAAATGACGAAGTCTGAAAAGACTAAAGGCCGGGCCGCTATGGCTGCCAAGGCTCAGGCACAGCAAGCAGCTGCTAAGAGCGAGGCAGAGGACACGGAATTAACTTTGGAAAAGCCGGAAATTCGTTTCGACAAATTTGAAAAAGTTGAACTTCGTGTAGCTCAGATCAAAGCGGTTGACCACGTTTCAGGTGCCGACAAATTGTTGAAGTTCCAACTAGATGCTGGAGACCAAGGCAACCGGCAAATTCTTTCTGGAATTGCCGAATGGTATCCAGAACCAGAAGCACTAGTCGGTAAGAAGGTCGTCATCGTGGCCAACTTGAAGCCACGGAAAATGCGTGGCGAAGTGAGTCAGGGGATGTTGTTGTCTGCTGAACACGACGGTAAGGTTCAATTGCTGACGTTACCAGACAGTTTGGTCAACGGATCCTCCGTTAGCTAG
- a CDS encoding hydroxymethylglutaryl-CoA reductase, degradative: MDNRPFYKLPYGVRRDQLAAQSHLAVAQLGTLATHRQATDEDLIENYLTTYGLPEGVAVNLRVDRQTIAVPMVTEEPSVIAAASNGGRLLTSDVGITTQVGQREVMGQIVFSHVADQEELAAWLKHRTPRLLKVADAAHPSLLTHGGGARSIRVRCLPPDWVSLDLFIDVGEAMGANLVNTLTEAVAADIKASCDVDILMSILSNYATHSLATASCVVPVAQLRTKTMSGAVVAQRLVAASEYAQVDPYRAVTHNKGIMNGIDAVVLAMGNDWRAVESGVHAYASRSGQYRGLSRWWLTDGELHGELTVPLALGFVGGATKVFPLVAINQQVAHLTSARQLMGVTAAVGLAQNVAALRALVTDGIQRGHMALQRKSLALSVGTTSAELPAVVAQLQAIKQPTAAQAQAALAAVRRANLKK; the protein is encoded by the coding sequence ATGGACAATCGTCCATTCTACAAGTTACCTTATGGAGTTCGGCGAGATCAGCTGGCTGCCCAGAGTCACTTAGCGGTGGCTCAGTTAGGAACGTTGGCCACTCACCGGCAGGCAACCGATGAAGATCTCATAGAGAATTACCTGACAACCTATGGTTTACCGGAGGGGGTTGCAGTTAATCTACGCGTCGATAGGCAAACGATTGCCGTACCGATGGTGACGGAGGAACCCTCTGTGATTGCTGCGGCGAGCAATGGTGGCCGGTTATTAACCAGCGATGTTGGTATCACGACGCAGGTCGGCCAACGTGAAGTGATGGGGCAGATTGTCTTCAGTCACGTGGCAGATCAGGAAGAGCTGGCAGCCTGGTTGAAGCATAGGACACCTCGTCTTTTAAAGGTGGCTGACGCTGCTCACCCATCATTATTGACACATGGCGGTGGGGCCCGTTCGATTCGGGTTCGTTGCTTACCACCAGATTGGGTCTCATTAGACCTGTTCATTGACGTTGGTGAAGCTATGGGGGCTAACTTGGTCAATACGTTGACTGAAGCCGTTGCGGCGGATATTAAAGCCAGCTGCGACGTAGATATTTTAATGAGTATTCTAAGTAATTATGCCACACACAGTTTAGCAACTGCCTCTTGTGTGGTGCCCGTTGCTCAATTGCGGACGAAAACCATGTCTGGTGCCGTGGTGGCACAACGTCTGGTGGCGGCGAGTGAGTACGCGCAAGTTGATCCGTACCGGGCAGTGACCCATAATAAGGGAATCATGAACGGCATCGACGCGGTCGTCTTAGCAATGGGCAATGATTGGCGAGCCGTCGAAAGTGGTGTTCACGCTTATGCCAGTCGCTCAGGTCAGTATCGTGGACTCAGTCGCTGGTGGCTCACGGATGGTGAGCTCCACGGCGAGTTAACGGTTCCGTTGGCGTTAGGATTTGTTGGGGGCGCTACTAAGGTATTTCCCCTCGTAGCCATCAACCAGCAAGTCGCTCACTTGACGAGTGCACGGCAGTTGATGGGAGTGACGGCGGCGGTTGGACTGGCTCAAAATGTGGCGGCTTTACGAGCGCTCGTAACCGATGGCATTCAACGAGGGCACATGGCTTTGCAACGAAAGTCATTGGCTCTGTCCGTTGGGACCACATCAGCCGAATTGCCAGCAGTTGTGGCACAATTACAAGCAATTAAACAACCGACCGCGGCTCAAGCCCAAGCAGCATTGGCGGCCGTGCGCCGGGCAAATTTAAAGAAATAG
- the rnmV gene encoding ribonuclease M5: MKKIKEVLVVEGKDDTKQINRAVNADTIETRGSAIDDDTLALIAKLADQRGVIIFTDPDFSGEKIRKIVAEAVPNAKHAFLPKAEGRPDKAGGSLGVEHASPAAIRAALDHVYTETTAAPTLITHEDLMAAGLIGGPGAKERREQLGEILQIGYVNGKQLAKRLRMFGIQPEDFATALKQVRAKEDKYEE, from the coding sequence ATGAAAAAGATTAAAGAGGTCCTCGTGGTTGAGGGCAAGGATGATACCAAACAAATTAATCGGGCGGTTAACGCTGATACCATTGAGACGCGGGGATCGGCCATTGATGATGATACGCTGGCCTTAATTGCGAAGTTAGCAGATCAGCGGGGCGTCATCATTTTCACCGACCCAGATTTTTCCGGAGAAAAGATTCGAAAAATTGTGGCGGAAGCAGTTCCCAACGCTAAGCACGCTTTTTTGCCGAAAGCTGAGGGTCGCCCAGATAAGGCCGGTGGGTCTTTAGGGGTTGAACATGCTAGTCCGGCCGCTATCCGTGCAGCCTTGGATCACGTTTATACCGAGACCACGGCGGCTCCTACGTTGATTACGCACGAGGATTTGATGGCGGCGGGGTTGATTGGTGGTCCCGGCGCCAAAGAACGTCGGGAACAATTGGGAGAAATCTTACAGATTGGTTATGTTAATGGCAAGCAATTGGCGAAGCGTCTCCGAATGTTTGGTATTCAACCCGAGGACTTTGCGACTGCTCTGAAGCAGGTTCGTGCAAAGGAGGATAAGTATGAAGAATAG
- a CDS encoding NAD-dependent protein deacylase gives MEARLQATFDDAKHIVFLTGAGVSTPSGIPDYRSKNGLYTGHRNAEYYLSHTCLVQEPQVFYDYVKQNLYYPDAKPNVIHQKQAALTQQDRATVITQNIDNLYNVAKTKHLVEFHGNLYKVYCQICGATVDWQDYLKSPYHQDDGGWLRPDVVLYDEGLNTLNVQRAVAAMGQADLVVIVGTSMRVYPFAGLLDYRSDGARVVVVNQEKLDLGFDYQMVQADATEFFNNLRV, from the coding sequence ATGGAAGCGCGCTTACAAGCAACCTTTGATGACGCAAAGCACATCGTATTCTTGACGGGTGCGGGCGTGTCGACGCCGTCTGGTATCCCAGATTACAGGTCGAAAAATGGCTTGTACACCGGACACCGTAACGCCGAGTATTATTTGAGTCACACCTGTTTAGTTCAGGAACCACAGGTCTTTTACGACTATGTGAAGCAAAACCTGTATTATCCGGATGCCAAACCCAACGTCATTCACCAGAAGCAAGCGGCATTGACCCAGCAGGATCGGGCCACCGTGATTACGCAAAATATTGATAACCTGTACAATGTGGCAAAAACGAAGCATTTGGTTGAGTTCCACGGCAACTTGTACAAGGTCTACTGCCAGATTTGTGGTGCCACGGTCGACTGGCAGGACTACCTGAAATCGCCGTACCATCAGGACGATGGCGGCTGGCTCCGGCCAGACGTGGTACTCTACGATGAGGGGTTGAACACGCTGAACGTTCAGCGGGCCGTGGCCGCTATGGGGCAAGCCGACCTGGTCGTGATTGTTGGGACCTCCATGCGGGTCTACCCATTTGCTGGATTGCTGGATTATCGCAGTGATGGTGCACGGGTCGTCGTGGTCAACCAGGAAAAACTAGATTTAGGATTCGATTACCAAATGGTCCAAGCTGATGCCACTGAATTTTTCAACAACTTACGAGTGTGA
- the trpS gene encoding tryptophan--tRNA ligase: protein MSKKHVILTGDRPTGKLHIGHYVGSLKNRVALQNTGDYDTYIMIADMQALTDNARDPEKIRHSLLQVALDYLAVGIDPAKSTILVQSQIPALNELTMAYLNLVSVSRLNRNPTVKSEIKQKAFGESVPAGFFIYPVSQAADITAFKADTVPVGEDQEPMLEQTREIVRSFNNIYQQEILVEPEGYFPPKGQGRIPGLDGNAKMSKSLDNAIYLGDSADTIQKKIMSMYTDPEHIHIEDPGHVEGNTVFTYLDIFADDHEHVEELKAQYQHGGLGDVKIKRYLNDVLQAKLQPIRERREAFAADEGAVYDILKQGSEKANQVAAQTLREVRHAIGIDYFG, encoded by the coding sequence ATGAGCAAGAAACACGTTATTTTAACAGGTGATCGACCAACCGGTAAACTGCACATCGGCCATTACGTTGGGTCACTTAAAAATCGGGTGGCGTTACAAAACACCGGTGACTATGACACCTATATCATGATTGCTGATATGCAGGCCCTGACCGACAATGCCCGTGATCCCGAAAAAATTCGCCACAGTCTCTTACAAGTGGCCTTGGATTACTTAGCTGTGGGTATCGATCCCGCTAAATCCACGATTTTGGTGCAATCACAAATTCCGGCCCTGAATGAATTGACGATGGCTTATTTAAACCTCGTTTCCGTTTCCCGGCTAAATCGGAACCCAACGGTTAAATCTGAAATCAAACAAAAGGCATTTGGTGAAAGTGTCCCAGCCGGTTTCTTTATCTACCCAGTTAGCCAAGCTGCTGATATTACTGCGTTTAAGGCCGACACGGTTCCCGTAGGTGAAGACCAAGAACCAATGCTGGAACAGACTCGTGAAATTGTGCGGAGCTTTAACAATATCTATCAGCAGGAAATTCTGGTGGAACCTGAGGGCTACTTCCCACCTAAGGGCCAAGGCCGGATTCCTGGGCTCGATGGGAATGCTAAGATGAGCAAGTCCCTCGACAATGCCATTTACTTGGGTGACAGTGCCGACACGATTCAAAAGAAGATCATGTCCATGTACACTGATCCTGAACATATTCACATTGAAGATCCTGGTCACGTGGAAGGCAACACGGTCTTCACTTACTTGGACATTTTCGCGGACGACCATGAACACGTCGAAGAATTGAAAGCACAATACCAGCACGGTGGTCTCGGCGATGTTAAAATTAAGCGGTACTTAAACGACGTCTTACAGGCGAAGTTACAGCCAATCCGTGAACGTCGTGAAGCCTTCGCTGCTGATGAGGGTGCAGTTTACGATATCCTCAAGCAGGGGAGTGAGAAGGCCAACCAAGTGGCTGCTCAAACGCTTCGCGAAGTCCGTCACGCCATTGGTATCGATTACTTCGGCTAA